One Ostrea edulis chromosome 6, xbOstEdul1.1, whole genome shotgun sequence genomic window, ataaaattcttcaaaatcttgCTTccgttttaaacacatttaaaatcCAAGTCAATGGAACAGATGAATAtgagagttttttttttttttttttttttttttttttttttttacaacatctGTTGCTTCCTTATCTGTAATTGTGCCTTCCAGTGTGTCTCTTTGggtatcatttaattttttttagtttcagTATCATTTAAAATGTCCTTTAAATCgaaatcaatacttatatcTTTCTTTTGATAAAGATTATTATGAAATGTTTCCACTTAAGTTAAAATTGCCTCTAGATTTGCAatttcttgtttttatattcttatgagacagaatttattacggatgtatatttaattgctgttataaaatttagaaattcatttaaaaaattaaggattatctccctcatgcatagctcttatccttagacgaatttgactccatttttttggcacactgtttttggctataatagctctaaaacttcattgttatttcggatttcaaacatttcggttgagcatcactgaagagacattatttgtcgaaatgcgcatctggtgcatcaaaattggtaccgtataagttttacattcaaaagGTTCCGTatgagaagaaacaatctctAGCTGAGgccttcaactctacatttagaTCTATCGACGATACTTCATCTATTCacaacaataattttcatttatatgtcgattcgctatatcccagtgaactcgaaataaaagacaccacaaagccttccatatctgcttcctacttagatattttattaaacacaCTGCACAGAAgctaacagcaaactaacatctcaactctatgacaaacgggacgattccagcttctccatcgtcaacttcccatatttatacagctatattccattatcacctgcatatggtgtttatgtctctcaaatgacgcgatacgcaagagcttgttctgcgtatgatcagtttttaactcgaggcaggctactgataaacaagttgatgttacaggagtttcaacagtctcgtttagaaATTTTTGCAgtttctacggtcgttataacggtctAGTTTGCCACTACAGCCTGTcgttgggccaaatgctgtctgacgtgtttcatacctattgttaagGCCGTTCTtcgcatactgattttgactacgaattactccgtttgcctgatcaatgAATAGGACTCTGACGGGTGTGTGCGGTAGACAGGGGATGGTTAATCCTCCggaacacctgatcccacctctggtatatccagggatccgagTTTGCTTGCCCagctttttattttgtattccttatatgagcTATTAGATgcatcactgtccgttatcttcaccttttcatcaatattatgaaaattaacTTGTTTTCTTGTAAATCCAGGATTCTTTTCTTTACAGATTGAAACCTCATGTGATCATCAGGGCTATAGGCCGCACCACAGCCTCGAGAAATGTTCGCACTCTATTACGAAGTATTTGTCTACAGCTATGTCACGTGTTCGGGGGAAAGGCGGAGGAAGTTCCAATGgtaaaattaaatcatatcGACAGCAAAACTTTTTTCTAAGGATAAAGATTCTATTATTCATAAAAGATACACAGTATTAAAACATACGTCAGTAGTCATTCCCTTTAGTGTTAAGGTCAGTTCAATGTCTTGTTTTATACCAGTTTTGACAGACAAATAATTATGTTTagtatacatgattttaaaagttGTGACCCAATTTTGCATCAGAATTGATTGAAAAATGATTAAAAACATAGTTTTACTCATTTTTACAAACCAAACCAAAAAAGCAGTAGCAAATGAATTAATGGTATGTAAATAGACCATATTTCTTCtggtatttttaaaagatgattTTAGGATATTTTTTCGATATGCCTTATACAATCAAGATTGTGTAATGAGGTGCATAATGCTATATAATAATTGTAGGATAATAGATTGAtcaagatatttcattttgtcattaaaaagaaaaaaacgcGTGGCTTTTAATTCAGCCTTCTGAAAGagtttcaaaaatcaaaatttcccgtttctttttttttttttggtcacttTCAACTAATTTACATGAACATTTACTCCTATTTATGAAAGTTTATGGAATCCTTCTTTTACCaatacaaaaatgcaaatattccTGGATAAGTAAAcgtatttattgttttacacgAAACCGTGATTTCTTACCTTAAACATACTGTATCCTTGAAGTGTTTTCAGCTTTATGTCTCACTTTCGCAAGATTTACGCTACGTCAATGTGACTTTAGATTAATGGTCTtaatttatacaaaaataacaatGTTTGTAAACACGAATCACAAATCGCGAATTTGGAAATGCTGAAATGATGAGTTTTGATGTCTCGATGATCTTATTTGTACATCATGCCTATCCACATTCAAAGATGTAAATCGATGAAAGAAAACGATAACTACAGATTTAGACGTGGTGCAGTAGGAGATTTTAgatgaaaaatttgaaacttAAACTTCTAACAGCTTTCGTGTAGGAATCTTTTGAAAGTTTGTAAACCATCTGCCAAAGTTCTAGAAGAATTTCATTCTGATGTAATTTGGGAAATAAAGGTTGATTGTATTGTGTTTCATTTCTACcccattattttttaaacataacgTTAGATAAGTATCATGCACAGTAAAAGCTAAGACATCATGATGCTATAAATAACAATATACTCATTATCCcttgttgtaaaaaaaattcaccatcaattataaaatacatcagtactgtatgtTGAAAAGTAAATTTTCATCTAAAAGGTACGTTTTTACTATTCGTCATCACTAAAAACTCAGAAATTTCAACCTTCATTCATTCATACAGAATCATGACGTCATTAGCATGTAATAGTCttagaaatttataaaaatggCAATTTATTGTCTTGGAGAAAGGTTTTCTACAGCAGTCGCTTAAAAGAATTTTAAGTTcattacggcgggtgtgatcggtcgacagggatgcttactcctccaaggcatctgatcccacctctagtatatcatggggtccatgtttgcccaactctttattttatattgcttataggtgttatgaatttgatcactgtttgttatcttcgcctttctttACATGATATAAAGTGGTTAATCATATCGGAAGTATGCACGTGGGCGACGTGTGTATTATATACCTTTTACAGCAATGTTTCCAAGATGTGTGTCATTTACTTAGAGAAAGTTTATTAAAGAACATATACAAGAAAGTAAGCCCTTTGaataaaaaagtgaagataacagtgatcaatctcgtaacgcCTATGGAGaatagggtaaacacggacctttggacacaccagaaataggatcaggtgccaaggaggagtaagcacatCCTGTTcatcggtcacatccgccataagtcctatatcttgatctggtaaacggagcaatcccgAGTCAAAGTcattatgtaaagaacggcttaacaattacGTCAAAAACATTCGACCCAATAActggttgtatttgtaaattagattgttatataTGTAAGGACCATAGAGtatgtgaaatgctgactttaaacgagactattgatttcaatttaaacgagactgttgaaccccGTGTAACATtacaacttattggacagtatACTGAATGgacttaaaaactgatcatacgccgagcatgctcttgcatatcgaatcagttgagatgcAGGTGACaattgaatattgctaaatgaatatgggaagttgacgatgagaAATTCTTGACAtcttaaaacaatttaaaatttaaaataatctGGCAACGGTTATCATCTAATTATCTTAATTTTAGGAATTTAAAGGCTTAGTGAATGACTTTCCTCAACGAATAAGTCAGGCCTCTGAAATGGACCCTCTAATAGTAATTTTGGATTCTGTTGACCAGCTAACAGGTACGTTTATTGAAGTAAACTGACAGTTTTAAACCTCTGTATGTGTTTATAACAAAGTTAAAATGATGCATATAAATCGATTTGTTGTAGAGGAACACGAAGGAAACAAAATGGCATGGCTTCCAAAGGATCTTCCGGAGAATGTTAAATTGATTATTACAACGAACCCAGACGAACAATTCGAAAGTTTTCCAGGTCTTATGAAAGCTTTTGGATCCAACAAGGATATCACGGTGGCAATTCCAAGCATGCCACAAGAAGACGCAGAGTCTATACTGGAATACTGGTTGCAACAAGATCACAGAGTTTTAATACGTTCTCAGTTTGATGTAATCATCAATGCATTCAACAAGTGTGCCTTTCCTCTATATCTAAAACTGGCCTTCATGGAATCGAAATTGTGGTCTTCATTTACAGATATTGAACACTGTAAATTGTCcgaaaatataataaaactaGCTGCACTGAAGTTCGGAAAACTCGAAACAAAGCATGGAGAACCGCTAGTCAGACGCGCTCTTGGTTACATTACAGCGTCTCGGGAAGGAATTACATCAAATGAAATGGAGGATATTCTTTCAATAGATGAGGCAGTAATGGATGATGTAATCGTTAATCTTAGACCGGCTAAGCGACGTTTTCCCAACGTCCTATGGATAAGATTACTCGAGGATTTATCTGATCTTTTAACCCCTACGCTGACTCACGGAGTGATAACATATGTATGGGCTCATTCTCAATTCAACCAGGCGGCAGATGAACGATATCTCCAGAATCGAGATAAAGCGCCATCCTATCACAAAACCATGGCTGAATATTTCCAGGGAATTTGGGCATCAAAACCAAAACCTTATATGGGTAATGAAAAGGGAGTTCTTCGCTGTGTATCAGAACAGCGCCTATACTACGAGCCTTGTGAGAACAATGAAGACGGATCGGACAGAATATACAATATTCGTAAAGTAAATGAATTGCCATATCATTTGCTTAATTCACAACAAACATCTCTATACAAATCAGAGGCTCTTTGCAATTTCGAATGGATAAATGCAAAGTTGTGTGGCACATCACTACGTTCGCTTGTTGAAGAATACCAAACTGGACTAGCAGTGGAACCTACCGATTCAGAGTTAAAGATGATGTCTGATGTCATTCAGCTTTCTGCTAAGGCTCTATCAAAAGATCCACGACAACTAGCGGCACAGATCGTTGGTCGACTCACCACAATCATTGCCAATGATATCCCAAGAGCACCGGGGGATCCCCCACGTTATCCCTTCATTCACATGCTTCTGAAGCAAGCACACGAACCCTCTTTACCAGCATTGATTCCTTCCATACGCTGTTTGACGGAACCCGGGGGAATTTTGTTCGACTTGCTATCTGGTCATACAGATCCAATAACAGCAGTGGAAGTATCCACAGATGGCGGGAAAGCCTTCACAGCTTCGAGAGACAACACAATGAAAATGTGGGATCTAAGAACAGGAAAAGTGATGAAAACCATCAATGATGTAGGCACCAATATCACCAGAATTCGTGTTGGATATAATGTTGCGTTTGTGGTTACTGTAGAAGGCAACGTCATGCAAGTATGGAATGTTCGCTACTCAGAACGTGTTTTACGTGTGGACAAGTATCCCGATCCTCCTGTAATAGGCATGGCTGGAGAGGGGAAATATCTCTGTGCCTTATTTGACGGAAACAATAAGTTGAGAACTTGGAACCTAAACAAAGCTGGCCATCCAATGATCAGTGAAGCTCAAACAGAGAACCATAGAGTGTATAATGACAATTCTGCTCTGATATCGCCTTTTTCCTTCGATGAAAGAATCCTTCATGCCTCTAGAGGAGCTAATTGTGCTCTTGTGAACAACGTTCGTAATGGAAAACAAGTCCTTAGCTTGAAGTGCAATGACTATTCCTCAGCAGTGACAAGCTTAGGCACATCCAGGGACTACTTCATTGTGGCCTGTAGGCAACATTACATGCATCTTCACGAAATTTATCAACTGGAACTTTTCGATTTGAAAAAAGGAAGGTACTTACGAAGTGTTCGTGGATGTATACACGACAaaatcaaagatctcttcatAAATTATATTGGGTCCCACGCCATCGCAATATGTGCTAGTGAGGAGACGAATACGTCTGACATATCTGTGTGGAATATTGAAACAGAAGATCACAAGCATTTGGCACGTCATGCTGGTGCTTCAGTATTAGGCGCTTGTGCAGACTTCAAATACTGTCTAACAGCAGGGAAAAATGATAAAACACTTAACATCTGGAATTTAACCAGTAAAATCAACCAGTCGATGCCTAGGCTGAAGAAACAGTCTGGTGTGTTTCAGATCCTCGCAATGACACAAAACCCAAGGTACGTGGTTTCCAGACAATTTAACAACGGCCCCGTCAGTGTGTGGAATGTAGCGAGAGCAAAACAACTGAAAACAGCTGTTCGAATAGAGAGAAGCTTGTCCGATTCCTCCGACGTCGTGGTGGTGAGAGACACAAAGGTTGTCATCTTAACTGAAAAGGGCATTGCTAACGCAAAGGATAACGCTCGACCAGTGTTCCAGACGGTGTTAATCTACGATCTCCTACAGAAAAAGTTTGTGAAGAAAATCAAGAAGTGTTTCATCACTCCATGCCCATCACACGAGTACGTCATGCTCAAAGATGAAATGCTGCTTGGACTTTCTGAAAATAGATCACATTTCGTtatttggaatttaaaaacggGCCAGGTTGAGCATCGAATCCGTCCCTTGTTGAaggatcttgagaagaagattgcTGAAACTGATGTCATGACACTAGCTAAGGAGCGATGCCATACCGCCAAATTGACGCCATGGGAACGCCGCGTTGAGTCTCAATCCGCAAAGCAGAGAAGAAGGGATGCGGCGGTAGATATTGAGCGACAGAGAGTGGAAGAATTAAAGAAAGAAATCAGTAGCAGCGGCATAGATAGGTACCTCCTAAGTGGGGATCAAAAGATTGCTGTGGCTTCTTTTTTCGCGCACTTCATGTGCGTGTTTGATATCGAAAACCACGCACATTTAGCTACTCTTGAGAGTGACACATCCATGTTGTCTTTGCTGGTGGCCTCTTTAACCTACACTGGTAATTACCTTGTTCAAGCTAACTACGACGAAGAGCAGAGAACTAGTTATGTGACGTTGTGGGACTGCTTTGAAGGTGTAGTAAAGAAACGTCTTAGGAATGAAAGCGATGTGATGGCTCTTGGTTTAAGTGAAGACGCCAGCAAAATAATTATTGGTAAAGACAACAAAGAAATACATATCTGGGAACCGAACAAGTCCCCATCGCTGCGAAAAATCCAAGGTGTTCAAGGATTAGAGTTTAACGATCTCAGTAAAATTTTCATTGTGGATAATGACACGCGTGCTGTGGTTTTCGCGGGAGACATTTCCGTATGGGACATTGAACGCGGGGTAGTACTGGCGGTATTCTCACCAGATACTAAAATCACATGTTGTCACGTCGCTAACAGCGGACGTGTAATTACGTTCGGTTTGCACGACATCCCGGAGATCGTCATTCTGAAGCTGATGTCTAGCGATTTGCCAAGCATCGAGGACGAAGGTCAGGACATGTTTGGAGAAAAACCCGCAGAGTCGTCAGATGAGGATGACGAAGAGGAAGAAGAGGAGGCATAAAGGTTGCACGGAAGAGTGATATTTCCCTATGCAGAATTCCCCCCTGAGACTTAAATAACATCACTAAATACATATGGTTTCCAAATATCAATCCATTGCACTATTAAACGACTGCgtaacgtacatgtacataatgccAGGGCACGttgtattatgtatttttatatatagtatgaCTGGGTTGTCACTACAAATAAAAATAGTTCCGTTTGTCTTTTAATAGAAAGACAAATGTTTAAATAGAAAATCCCTTTTACGGCGAACATGTTCTTTCATCCATTTGGATCTGTTAGACAGTACAAGTTCAGTGGGAAAATGAATGTATATCGAAAGGTACAGTGAAAGAGAATGCGTTTACATACACAAAAGCCATGGAGTTTGTATCCATAGATAAGGCTGGTTAACGAaataaaattacaaacaaagaaaGCAATACCAACACTAGTGCGATATTTCGAaagacaaaattaagaattatcaatttatgtcattaaaaaaaacacatatattttttaaaaccaaattCTCACTcgaaaatatattcatttcaagAATATTGGTTTTTATTGGGGGAAACCACTCAGTTTAATTGCCAAAATCGACAAATTACCCCATTTgccccttttttttttacctgaagCAATTTGATGTCCATTCTTCTAACACAATGTTATGTTGTATTCCTCGCTGTTTGCGAATCTTTATTCTACCGAACTTGAGTTGCGAGTTCAAAGTACAAACCTTTTTAAAGGAAATCGACATGCAATACCTTTCTGCATCGCACAATTTATATCTTCGACAACCGAGCAAGGTGAATTTATAGAGTGTTATGAATGATGTTAGTGGAATTGAAAGTGATGTATTCCATATAGTGTGCCTCGTGTGTCCGAAGAGtttatttttataatgtaaCACGATATCAAAAATCACAAACTATATATACCTTTACAAATTCCGTCCGTATATTTTACATTCGTGTGTATTGTACAGGTATTTATTTACATCTGCTTTACAATCTATACACTATTGTGTATAAGAAGAAGGTGATTTGTCGGTGCTGGTACATGGTATAAAAACTTAAGATACCGCAACAAGTCTCTGCAATGATTTAATTAAGTTTTGTATGGTATTATATGACATGTATTTTATACTATCTGTGATCAATGATTTGTGTATTAcaatgttttgttgtgttttctttttattgataattttatttatatatctttcgtaaataaaaatcttaagataaaaaaaatctgtttgaATGTCCAATTCCTTTCATCCACTGTCGTAGAATACAGTTGCGGTCAAGTGTGATATTTATCGAAAAAATCCCAAAAGTCGATTAATTGCATGAATGAAAGGCAAATATAACATAACTCCCTCAAggtatacaaaataaagagttgggcaaagacagaccccaggacataccagaggtgggatcaggttcctaggaggagtaagtatctaAACTTAtgccttgatcaggtaaaccgtagtcaaaatcagtgtgctaagaacggtctaacaatccttaatatgaaacacgtcagatgaataaaatttgaatgatgTAAACTCTATGTCAATATGAACTTATATTCGCCTCAAATTCAGAAAGCAGTTGTTCCCCCGTAACAAATAAAGTATTTACTGATCTCAATACATGCTCAGAATCAACGCCATGCAAATTAGTAAAACTCGCATTTTGCCATACATAATTTTCTTCAATTGTACATAGTAGTTGAAGTCCATTGTTATTGGAAATTTGAGATTTATTTGTGGCATGAATTATTTTTGCGagacaagtatttacatatgtaattaGAATTTTACAAATATCTCTGAAATACATAACTTTCTTTTATAGTCAAGTGTCACAAGCTCAAACAGAAAGGATGGTGCCCCTCGGATTATCCTTTTAGATATAAAAGTTTTGCCATATGTACAGTCGTAACAAGTTTTGGTACAAAAATGAAGTCATATACTCAAAttaaagaaagatggtgattagagctattttattatcaaatactcgTAACGTGCTACATCTGTGTTTCCCTGCAGTTTGGGGGTTGTATGACGTCTGGTATTcattctttagacaatatttgtttgcagcgataagcatttgtacccatcgTGTGAATACGAAAACATGTTTTGCGTCTCGCTGTGCGcaagagttcaacaaagggtAATAATTCGTGTGCAACTCGGAACATCGGGGAAACTAAGGGTTcgttaaataaaaaatataccgGGGCAAATGTTTTAAACCAATGATGGAGGTAATCAACTTCTCTACAATAAATTCGATTCCCCAGATCATCCCGTCTTGTCCATGATGGTCAGAATTCCAGAAAAATGTACCTTTATACCAACAGCCCAAGTTTGAATACCCCTTTTTGTAGAGAAGATCAGTGGATCGGGGTCGGGATACTGGGCACATTTCCTTATGGGTGCAACGACAACTTAGACGTAATGCAGGGAATCTGACCAGTCCACGTGAGTGTTGTGGAACTTTTTGTCGCGTGGTAGCTCAGGGGAAAAAAAGTTTGCTgggtaaccgggaggtcgtgagttcgagccccactcGTGCCTTGGTCGCGTCAAACCTtagacgttaacataggtagtgattgctcccccgccaaacactcagcatttagaagtgagaatcactggtctttcggatatgaccttgaaaacggagATACCGCGTCGCAGTAGACGTTGGTACGTTAACGAACCCTAACTGCTATGGTCTTGACGTcttaaaatgaatgaaaaattctcgacgagacgtaaaacaaataattaatcaatcaaaatacACAAAACGTCAACGTAATCATGGAAATCCGAGTTCAAACGGGTCAAGTTCCGCAGCAAAAGTAGTAATAGTGTCCATTCGTCTTGCCCCTTTTAAACTTGAGTCATTCAGTGCTGAACACTcacaatgaatttaaaatatgGTTGACCCGTTTGAACTCGGAGGCTACCTGGTGAAAACGACGATCAAcaatcattaaattattgtgaGGGTGACCACAAGTAGCTATATTTAAAAGATAACCCTAACATGTACTGCAATGGATGACAGATGCGTAAAATCCA contains:
- the LOC125647914 gene encoding uncharacterized protein LOC125647914 isoform X3, which encodes MSLHPKVHLNETSFLHSSTESRQTSSFKDARGKLIKDTNTRVRALIKAADEGRKRANALPPLPMEREPTFHRPPRGFVSLQNPEEAGESHWQRKFKKVSFEIDRKVVTHLRRKLNKRLDDKFHSLEVDSDEEKQTEQTDKKTDRKISEKEDKNIFTKYSDLGEKILYSKSRRKSKGSHTNENERKKHGESHDGAKSNGKLPSKSLLPEINNQEQLAMDNEVRDEKTNGHVTESEESDEEITELAKLNGKNEESSVLESFRDLVVSPVQTPVVFRPITRHRARENSDTVADILKGGVHPPCIAESKSVTLYVSSGFTDTVAERTCLIEKVYPELHTYCRHFGFELQIYDLRWGLKDQSTDDHGLPTMCLKYLEKCQETACGGIVLVVLGDKYGPYILPSTIPVVEFQAIYEQSLHQRKQKVELMRKRVAEIEKATEERESKKQQGLTEGEIMEDVGRDHLKLQGLDLQLEPPAGKEALNVFRNHADMIKREQQIIKALKEKEESMPSPHLLRQWYKLDDNCRPPVYRLQNISSVIKEYSRGDARTRESGRLMWNETVPKLRKLLNEFADVAIRDQQSRKNYFSSLLEQELDQCLVNNDEVTEDIVVINRNITDLHSNLGDSAITDYADLHPTQEKTLSEAETSYMNKLKTEIITEKVDNNHILNHDVDWDKGGIQPVTNRSHHVYLDRMSKQVLEVLKREFSRHISENMEQKDATSKLYQEISQHVSLCQERGQHFQGRRELLQTVKSYIRSKCRLPLILHGKAGCGKTALVCKVALEIQKWCKGLKPHVIIRAIGRTTASRNVRTLLRSICLQLCHVFGGKAEEVPMEFKGLVNDFPQRISQASEMDPLIVILDSVDQLTEEHEGNKMAWLPKDLPENVKLIITTNPDEQFESFPGLMKAFGSNKDITVAIPSMPQEDAESILEYWLQQDHRVLIRSQFDVIINAFNKCAFPLYLKLAFMESKLWSSFTDIEHCKLSENIIKLAALKFGKLETKHGEPLVRRALGYITASREGITSNEMEDILSIDEAVMDDVIVNLRPAKRRFPNVLWIRLLEDLSDLLTPTLTHGVITYVWAHSQFNQAADERYLQNRDKAPSYHKTMAEYFQGIWASKPKPYMGNEKGVLRCVSEQRLYYEPCENNEDGSDRIYNIRKVNELPYHLLNSQQTSLYKSEALCNFEWINAKLCGTSLRSLVEEYQTGLAVEPTDSELKMMSDVIQLSAKALSKDPRQLAAQIVGRLTTIIANDIPRAPGDPPRYPFIHMLLKQAHEPSLPALIPSIRCLTEPGGILFDLLSGHTDPITAVEVSTDGGKAFTASRDNTMKMWDLRTGKVMKTINDVGTNITRIRVGYNVAFVVTVEGNVMQVWNVRYSERVLRVDKYPDPPVIGMAGEGKYLCALFDGNNKLRTWNLNKAGHPMISEAQTENHRVYNDNSALISPFSFDERILHASRGANCALVNNVRNGKQVLSLKCNDYSSAVTSLGTSRDYFIVACRQHYMHLHEIYQLELFDLKKGRYLRSVRGCIHDKIKDLFINYIGSHAIAICASEETNTSDISVWNIETEDHKHLARHAGASVLGACADFKYCLTAGKNDKTLNIWNLTSKINQSMPRLKKQSGVFQILAMTQNPRYVVSRQFNNGPVSVWNVARAKQLKTAVRIERSLSDSSDVVVVRDTKVVILTEKGIANAKDNARPVFQTVLIYDLLQKKFVKKIKKCFITPCPSHEYVMLKDEMLLGLSENRSHFVIWNLKTGQVEHRIRPLLKDLEKKIAETDVMTLAKERCHTAKLTPWERRVESQSAKQRRRDAAVDIERQRVEELKKEISSSGIDRYLLSGDQKIAVASFFAHFMCVFDIENHAHLATLESDTSMLSLLVASLTYTGNYLVQANYDEEQRTSYVTLWDCFEGVVKKRLRNESDVMALGLSEDASKIIIGKDNKEIHIWEPNKSPSLRKIQGVQGLEFNDLSKIFIVDNDTRAVVFAGDISVWDIERGVVLAVFSPDTKITCCHVANSGRVITFGLHDIPEIVILKLMSSDLPSIEDEGQDMFGEKPAESSDEDDEEEEEEA
- the LOC125647914 gene encoding uncharacterized protein LOC125647914 isoform X2, whose translation is MPTAAFGIKENRRFHPFPMTKHKQTVRLKSISGVQLENVNSRISSLIKAADEGRKRANALPPLPMEREPTFHRPPRGFVSLQNPEEAGESHWQRKFKKVSFEIDRKVVTHLRRKLNKRLDDKFHSLEVDSDEEKQTEQTDKKTDRKISEKEDKNIFTKYSDLGEKILYSKSRRKSKGSHTNENERKKHGESHDGAKSNGKLPSKSLLPEINNQEQLAMDNEVRDEKTNGHVTESEESDEEITELAKLNGKNEESSVLESFRDLVVSPVQTPVVFRPITRHRARENSDTVADILKGGVHPPCIAESKSVTLYVSSGFTDTVAERTCLIEKVYPELHTYCRHFGFELQIYDLRWGLKDQSTDDHGLPTMCLKYLEKCQETACGGIVLVVLGDKYGPYILPSTIPVVEFQAIYEQSLHQRKQKVELMRKRVAEIEKATEERESKKQQGLTEGEIMEDVGRDHLKLQGLDLQLEPPAGKEALNVFRNHADMIKREQQIIKALKEKEESMPSPHLLRQWYKLDDNCRPPVYRLQNISSVIKEYSRGDARTRESGRLMWNETVPKLRKLLNEFADVAIRDQQSRKNYFSSLLEQELDQCLVNNDEVTEDIVVINRNITDLHSNLGDSAITDYADLHPTQEKTLSEAETSYMNKLKTEIITEKVDNNHILNHDVDWDKGGIQPVTNRSHHVYLDRMSKQVLEVLKREFSRHISENMEQKDATSKLYQEISQHVSLCQERGQHFQGRRELLQTVKSYIRSKCRLPLILHGKAGCGKTALVCKVALEIQKWCKGLKPHVIIRAIGRTTASRNVRTLLRSICLQLCHVFGGKAEEVPMEFKGLVNDFPQRISQASEMDPLIVILDSVDQLTEEHEGNKMAWLPKDLPENVKLIITTNPDEQFESFPGLMKAFGSNKDITVAIPSMPQEDAESILEYWLQQDHRVLIRSQFDVIINAFNKCAFPLYLKLAFMESKLWSSFTDIEHCKLSENIIKLAALKFGKLETKHGEPLVRRALGYITASREGITSNEMEDILSIDEAVMDDVIVNLRPAKRRFPNVLWIRLLEDLSDLLTPTLTHGVITYVWAHSQFNQAADERYLQNRDKAPSYHKTMAEYFQGIWASKPKPYMGNEKGVLRCVSEQRLYYEPCENNEDGSDRIYNIRKVNELPYHLLNSQQTSLYKSEALCNFEWINAKLCGTSLRSLVEEYQTGLAVEPTDSELKMMSDVIQLSAKALSKDPRQLAAQIVGRLTTIIANDIPRAPGDPPRYPFIHMLLKQAHEPSLPALIPSIRCLTEPGGILFDLLSGHTDPITAVEVSTDGGKAFTASRDNTMKMWDLRTGKVMKTINDVGTNITRIRVGYNVAFVVTVEGNVMQVWNVRYSERVLRVDKYPDPPVIGMAGEGKYLCALFDGNNKLRTWNLNKAGHPMISEAQTENHRVYNDNSALISPFSFDERILHASRGANCALVNNVRNGKQVLSLKCNDYSSAVTSLGTSRDYFIVACRQHYMHLHEIYQLELFDLKKGRYLRSVRGCIHDKIKDLFINYIGSHAIAICASEETNTSDISVWNIETEDHKHLARHAGASVLGACADFKYCLTAGKNDKTLNIWNLTSKINQSMPRLKKQSGVFQILAMTQNPRYVVSRQFNNGPVSVWNVARAKQLKTAVRIERSLSDSSDVVVVRDTKVVILTEKGIANAKDNARPVFQTVLIYDLLQKKFVKKIKKCFITPCPSHEYVMLKDEMLLGLSENRSHFVIWNLKTGQVEHRIRPLLKDLEKKIAETDVMTLAKERCHTAKLTPWERRVESQSAKQRRRDAAVDIERQRVEELKKEISSSGIDRYLLSGDQKIAVASFFAHFMCVFDIENHAHLATLESDTSMLSLLVASLTYTGNYLVQANYDEEQRTSYVTLWDCFEGVVKKRLRNESDVMALGLSEDASKIIIGKDNKEIHIWEPNKSPSLRKIQGVQGLEFNDLSKIFIVDNDTRAVVFAGDISVWDIERGVVLAVFSPDTKITCCHVANSGRVITFGLHDIPEIVILKLMSSDLPSIEDEGQDMFGEKPAESSDEDDEEEEEEA